AAATCCACCAGTGCCGTTATGACCAACAATAATGGAGTCACTCTTTGCTACCATTTTCAGCTCTATTGCTGGTGTTAAGTGATCAAAACTAGGTAGCACGAACTCCTCAAAAGCTCCACTGCAGGTAAATCAATGACAATATGACGATCATATATCACAAAACAATAATAAGAAGTAGTTTATACTTTATACTTTATATCAAACTACTAGATTATCAACTGAGAAATTTGCACATTCTACAGGAAAATGTTAATTTGCAATGCAAAATAACTGAAGGCAATACCTGACTTCATGTACAAGATCTGTATATGTAAGAGTCAAGAACTAACAAGCCAAAAATATCTAAGATTAAAAGAATGATAATTAAATTGAAAGGTAGTATTAAATAGTAACTAATCTAACATCAAATGAGTTTCTGTACTGAATAGAATTTACTTTTTAAATTACCTAGTGAAGCTTTAGGTGAGTAATCTTGGTATGTTAGGATAAGCATATCCACAAAACAGGGACTATAGTCAGTCATctgcttgaagaacaagtggttcTCCCACTGAAAGTTCAAGACTATCACGTTTCCATGATCATCACACCAAGCTTGCTCAATGTCTCTTTGGTTAGGATTCAGCATTAAATCATGGATTGTTGATGTCAAGTTGAGAACTAATTGTAGAAGAATAATAACCATTTTATGGTGAATCTTATAAAGCAGAAAACACAACACAAGGACTATGCTTGGAGATAATACTTCTGATCTCCTGGACCAATTTGGAAACGATCCAAGCCCTGATGACTTTAGTGTTGAGTTTATAGAATTATTGGGACATTTAAGGGAAGGCATTACGGCCAAGAGGTACAAGGTCATCTATGCATTTAATGCTGAATGGAACAGAACTAAGACTCGTCTTGCTCCCAAAAGAGATAATCCTAGCGTGTTACAAACTGTAGACTCATTGCTGTCTGCACTGTGGTCTATAAGATTCTCATCACAGAAGAATGCAAACTTTGATCCATTTATCATTTCTTCTGAGCATTCTTGATTCTGTGGCTGGAGGAACATTCAAAACAGTTTCCGAAATGCCCAGGAAATTACTTACAATATTAATACTTCTTAATTCCATTAAGAGTTTCATAATGACAAAGGAAGAATGAAAAAAGCCTATGGTAATCTCTTGGAAGGTTCTCAAGGCTCTAAGAATTCAAATGAAATTGAACTTGAATTTTGTTAAATGAATTTTAGAATGCTAGTGCTTCTTATAGTGTTACTGCTAATAGGTTTAATTCTAGGCCATCCTATGTTTCTCCATGTCTCTTAATATGGTGAGAGAGACTTTGGAACTAAGTTTCCTAATTCCTACCTTCACTTTTGACTAGAAAACCAAATTTAAACCTTCTTCCTATTTCCCACATCCTGTGATGCTCAGACAGGAAAGCTTAATAAAGAGTATAGATTTTGACCATCAAACCATAAATGAACATACATGGGGAACGGATGCAAAGGAAGAGAGGGCAAAAGGCAAGAGGTAACTGGCATCTTTATGACCACCATGAACTAACTCCCTGCTTCACCTACATAAACGATAAAAAAGAAATGCACACATGGACATAACCCACCCAGAATACAAAGAACAAGGAAGGAAGAATTAGATATGTTAACCAAATCTTCAAATATGGTGATCAGTGACTACCATGAGTCATGAAAACATACTGAAGCATTTCCAAAAAATCAGCATGTTGGAACTATACTTGCGTATTCTAAAAAGACAAGTGGAgggaatattttaaaaaattatcattaaaGAATATATACCTCCACTTGCAGTTCATCAGCCAGACATGCAATGTCCCACTCGCTTCAGCAGCTATTAGATAATTAGGTTCACAAACTAAAATGCAGGACACTTTCTCTGTTGTCATCAATTTGGCCAATGGTAAGACATACCCAAAGTTTACTTGTCCAACTCGTACAGCATTTTCTTCATGACAATCAGATTCGCATGTTGGGCATGAGCAGTTGATATTTCGTTCACTGCACATATTCAGGATTGATTAGAATGATTATGCAATCAAAATTCATCATCCAATAGACATAACTATCAAATGCAGGTGACTTTTACAACCTGCAAAGAGGTACTTTGATACTACTAAGAAAAACAAGGGACTGGCTGTCAGGCATGAACTGTAACCCAGATGTATCAAATGCTGTCTACAAGAAGAAGACACAAATTAAGTCAATTTCATTGAGGGAATGTTACACAAGCACATCGTCTTCTGATGGATAATTTACCCTTTTAATTGAAGGTCCTGtaaggagaggcagcagcagtggTGTATACCCAATAAAAGATGGGCAGTTTGCTCCCTGATCTTTAAGAGAAATTGTGTATATGAAAAGGTTTCTTTCATTGCTTTCTTGAAGGCCACAAGTCACAGAAATTTGTAAAGTATTTTCCTTTGAGCTTAAGAATATAGACAGGACTGGTTCTGGGTGCATATAACAACCTGCAAGCTCAAAAGGTCCACCCAACTCTTTATTTGATTCAAATGAACAACCATCCAGCTGACCATTCTGCTTGTGttgtttatcaaaaaaattattacttaCTTCATCTACGGTCACCCTCATGGTTGGATTTTTAACTGAAAAAGTTAAATCCTCAAGAACATCTCTGCTTTCATTATGCACATCTTTTACGCACTCCTGATATGGTGGTAACCAAAGATGGGTGGATGACTGAAGCTTATTCATAAAATCTGCGGTCCTCTCAGCACATAATGTAGAAGGATCACCAACTTTAGAGCATTTTATGTTGGCATTGACATACGTATCCAAATCATGGGCTTGAGAAACCAGCCTCAAATTTGATTTACTACTTATCATCCTGGTTTTTGTACTTTCTGCCATTTCTGATGTCCTTGGAGTCAAGTATGTCTCAGTGGCATCATCATCCATATAATTTCTGCATATTATACTTTCTGAAAGAACATTGCATTTGCCAGAAAAATGAGATGGATTCAAAAGCTTCCCTATATTGAAACTGGAAGGTTGCTGCCCTTCAGTTGAAAGTATTATGGTTGGCATATGAAAGAAAGAAGCAGAATCTCCCTTCAAGTTAACCACTGACTCACTGTTACCTAATGGAAATGTATGAGCAGCACTTATTTGGTCCCTAAGCTTACAATCTTTATGGTCAGTAATATTGTGAATTTCAGACTCAACCGGCTTATCCGAGGATGAACTTTGGAGTTCTTTGTTTGGGATCTCATTGATGTGAGAAGATTCTTTTATAACTATCATGGAAGTTCTTCTCTCCCCCAAGTTAGAATCAGAATTTACAGCAGAAGGACATTGCTCAAGACATTCAATTTTACCTTTTTCAGGTATGACCAATTCTTCTAGGACATCTTCTCCATTTCCAGTATTTAGATTCTGAAAATCATCATGCTTATTGAAACCAGGATTCATGTATTGCAACTCATGATCAACACAAGCACCTAAACTGCAGGAAGCATCTGAAATATTTTCTTTCCGGACAAAGATATCATCATTAAGTGCTTCTTCCAAACAGTGTTCAAGAGAATCAGTTAACAAGTACTCACCCTTCTCAGTTTCCTTAGGCATCATAACTACTTTATCAGAATCAGAAGGAACTTGTACCTTCTCTGCTTCAGCAATAACAGGTTTTGCAGTGATAATTTTTTCTCTGGTTATATCAGAAGCTGTACAGTCATTTCCATAAGCCATAGTTGAATGTTTCTTTATATGGACAGTGCAATCATTCTCAAAGCTATCTGGAATCATATGCTCTGCATCATCCAAATATATTCTTCTATCAAATTGTTCCATTTTTTTCATCTGGTATTGACAATTAACACCTGACACCAATATTGGGTCACTCAATCTCTCAGTAAAATTTTCTTCTGTATCACTAAAAAGCATGCCAGCTTCAAACTCTCCTGAAAAATAAGAACCAGAGTGTAACAGAAAACAACTTTTTTCTGTCAATTGGGAGATCGTATTACAGAGAAATGCTTTCTCAACACTGAACAAAGCAAAATATTATTGACCCATCTAATTAAGTATGAATACCTTGAAGAATGTTGCCATTGAAGTGCTCACTTCCTACTTTATCTTGATCATCCTTTACTTCCTGACTCCGACAACGTGTCTTCCCTTTCACACAAGTCTTCTCAAGAAGGGGAACAGCTCGAGGAAGCAGAAAAGTCATCATAGACTTTGCCAGTTCCTGGTCTGCTAAGTTCAAACTAGGATTTGAGGAACCTGATGATGAGACAGCTTCTGGAAGTGAATCTTTAATAAGTTCTTTTAAAGTAGCATCATCTGATGATGAGACTACTTTTTCTGATGGAAGTTCCAATTGCCTCAGTCtaccatttgatgatatatcAAGCTGTAAGAATTTTCTGTTCAGGTCAATGAACGATGGAAGATACATTCTGTATATAACAAGAATACATACGTTTAAGATCCACAGGCAGCACTAGATAAAAGTAAAGGATAATATTGTATACAAAATGTCAATAAATTATGAAGCAACCATTAAAGAcataaaatcatatttgatcaaataattcattatatGTGAGCTTCAAAAGGACCATTGCTTGCTGGATCCataaaaggataaaaagaaagtaAGTGACTTCATATTCTATCTATGACACtacatgaataaaataataaatgtaaaagaattaacatttttCCCTTCAGTTGaggtattagaaaattttaatcctGACAACCAAGAAGTTTATGTATGCctttatgattatatattttaatttatgcacACATAAATACATAAATGAATACATGTATATACAAACTTGTGTAGTAGTTGTTAAATACTAATGACAATTGGAAAAATTAACTAACTTATATTCATTTTATGTAGAGATGAATTTCAAAACTGATATCGAATGTGCTATGCATGCACATCTAGATATCAATAGATTAATCTAGACTTCAAAAACCATTGACCAATATCCACACCTAAGATAGCAAATTCAACATCCACCAACAAACAAAAGTTCAAATAGAAGTTCAGGAATGCTTATAAGGATTTGCATTTTGAGCCACCAAATTCAGCATGGACTGACAAGTAGCATAATGATTGTAGAGCAAAGAGATGAGTTTTCAAGCTTGATAAGTCAATCCTGCAGTCTGCCAATAGCCAAAACAAGTTGTATTTTCATACCAGAATAGAATAACAACCAAGATTCCAATAAAGTTTTCTGTATCAGTTCATCCAAGAAATTGAGCTCCATCATGAAGTCAAGGATACCCATAGTAATGACAATGGACTAAAGTTCCTAAAAGTCAACATCTGATATCTAATGTGTCCATAATGCTAATGAACAAGGGATTAGAAACTTTGAAGGAAAGCAAAAATCTCATCTATTGCTTCattgtatataaatattttaataaggaAATCTGTTAACTTAAGAattccaacaacaacaacaacaaaactgtaagtcctaactatttgagatcgattacatgaatcttttgctacCATTAAATtctttaaaaagttatatgtttagttgaatttatgatatttaaatctttatttataacttCTATTAAAGTATTTTTATGTTTTCCTTTACCTCTCTTCATactactaacattaatcatttcacttcttttgaccatTGCATCCAAAAGCCTCTTAAACACATGCTCATATCGTCTCaaacgattttctctcatcttctcCTCTATAGAAGCAATATCTAATTGtttacgaataaaaatatttctttgtttatctttcctagtaactccacacatACATCTCAATATAATTGTCTcgacaacataaactttttgtatatgttgtttcttaactgtCCAACACTCAAATCCATAAAACATTATTGGTTTCAGAACTGTCTTATACTTAAGAATTTCATGcaaaacaaatataaattatCTTAAACTACAACAAGTGGCCATATATGTATTACAATCTATAACAAAAGGAGAATTTTCAATGCAACATGTAAAAACAATATTCCCAGAGCAGCTGTGCTAAATACTCTATAATTTGGGTCTTTAAAAAGCCTATTGATAGAAATCAATAATTTGTTCTTCCATGCCTTTTCGTTCCCACCAATCATCTCAAGTAAATCGAAAGTTGGTCAACAATGGGCAAACAATATCTATCCTGATCACCAAAACAAGTGATTATTTGTGGTTCAGTTTATTACCATATCACTTGTGCAACACTTTTCATATACAAAAGTACTAACAGATACATTTGCAAAAGTTAATAAAAACTGAAAATGAAAAACTTAAAATTCATAAGCACAACAAGAATCATGACAAATTAGTGACTTCACGATCTAATAGTATGTTACCACGTTATTGTCAGCATCACAAATATTGTCCACGTAAGTCAGATGAGGATCTCGACTTGTAAATTTGGTCTCCCTGACAAATATAACATGTTTTTCAATAGAATTATCAGGATCTTCCATTTCCTGCAGAAGCTCATCTCTGGCAAGCAAGAAATGACAATTTCCCCCAACAGCAGATGCTTGCCCTAACAAAATGTCAAGATCTCCTCCATCTCTATTCTTATTTTTACTGTCACTTCTACAATCTGTACTAGCTTGACAGCAAGTCTCATTACTTAAAGCAAAAGTGTTACAGTTTGTTGAGTAACTAAGATGACTTTGAGATACCTGAAGTTGAGAAGTCTGAAGTCTTGATGAGGGCATATTGTTTTCTTTGACAAACTTTCTTTTTCTAATTTCAGCATGAGAGCAAATCTCATTAAGTTGTTCTGGATTTCCAGCTCCAGAATCACTTGGTGCATATTGGCATGGAATCCTTTTAGCTTTGACTGCATTGCTATTGATTCTACTACAATTTTTGTTCATTGTACACCTTTTTCTTGCAGTCCGACGTTTTCTTGAGTATACAAGCATATCACTACAATCAAGAGAGTCCTGAATGTGCATCTTATCATCCAATCTAAGAGCTTCATTGCCAACTGGAGGGGATAAATAATCTGGTTCTGTAACTCCATATACATTGGCCAAAAGCTCACGAAGCAGTCGCTGAACAAATGGATTTCTGAATCCAAAAAGCTGTATTATgccataaaaaggaaaaaaacacaTTAAGCAAAAGAAAGATGCAAGTGTTTGTTCTAGTTCCGTGAATATAGTACTTTATGGTGTATGAAAGTTCATATGGTAAAAGATTTAATAATTTAGACTCCAGGTACACTCCTTTGCTGGTGATGTAAAGCAGTTTACAGAAAAAAGTCAAACGAACACTGccagaaatttaaaaaatgacATAGAAGTGGGGAATAAATTGAAGGGTTGGATTGAACAAATGTCAAGTTTCCCACAGGCTTTAAAAAGAGAATTGAATTAGTTTGCAAACACTACAACTGAATTAGTTCACAAATTCCAGTGGCACTCAATAACTTTCAGGGCATGTATAGCTTCATTAATAGAAAGGTGGATTCCAATTTGgtttcaaaaataaaaacaaagtttAGCAGAAAATGAATTTTCTCTTCACTATGCCAGTGGTAGGCAATCTAATCTTGCATACCATACCAAATCATCATCTTCGGATGTGAGACAGACTGCAGTAGTGTTACAAATATGATAGAAGTTCAACAAGAATTTCAGCTCCAAAATCATATGCTAATAAGTGATGTATTTAAATCAATTGTGTTAAGAATGACAAATTCTTCAAAACTCATACTTCAACAAAAACCCAGTTGGTTGATAAGATGAAACCAACAACCAATAAACTTTTTGTATGGGGGAAAGGTATAATTTGACAAGCTCTGACCTTGAGATACAAGGGCAGCAGGACTACTAACAGAGGGTACTTATCTCAGCATGGTTAGAGTCAAACAAATTAATCCCCATAAATCTACATATCATGCAGATCATTTTCAAGGAAACAAAAGTTTGCTCACCTAATATGAAAATCAGGTGTGTAGAAACATACCTCAACCCCATCAATCTTAGAAGAAAACCTCTTTCCATTCCGGTTTTTCACCCTGGGACCATTCTTCTTTTGCAAATTTTCCCATGCAATATCGGGCGTATGCCCAGTTGATGAGTCTCCATCAGTTGATGTGACCTGCAGATTCTATGTAGTTATCACCTTGAAGCTGATCCAGAACTGAACGACCACAAATACAGTTGGCATTGACAATAGGTAAACAAGGGAGAGGCACACTTAAATGAACAGACTAGAAAGTGTGGGCAAGGAAGGGGACTTGTAACAGACCACAAATAGCGGGCCTTTAACACCTTCATGAATTTCCATCCGGTACATGTTTCCACCATGAGTTCGGACAGCATGATATCCAACTGGGTAAGGATATCTATCTTTACCCTGTCAATATTAACAACAATCACAAATATGGAAGCACGATATCAATCCCAGGTAAACCACATATACTAAAAGCAAAAGGATGCATTAATTCAGCTAACTACATAACTGCAGAAAGCAGACAATATCACACAAAAATTGGCTACAAAATTTACTTTCATTGCGATGTTACCACATAAACTCTATTAAGAACAGCATTAGTAGCACCAGACAAGGCAATTAGAATTAACTCGGCCTGGCATAATACAGCTACATACACCCATAAACGATCATATATCTCATGAAAATATTACTTATCTATCACGAGTTGCATGAGAACTCTACTAATAGATACTATTTCAGGGCTTCATCTTTTAAACATATGTACTCTGGGTTCAACTTGCAGAGAAGAGCATCTAAGATTTATGGAAAGGACAAGTATCTCAATCAGAAGTTGGCATGCATCAATTCAAATCCAACCATAGCAAACATCTTGTGTGGAATGCATGCTCATAACAATATTTTCTGACTTCCAATTTTCACAGTATGCACTCTCTGCTACATTCTACATTGCATGGCCCTAATCAACTTAGATTTCTTAATTCTTTTACCACTTTGTTGGTCCATGAACAGTCAAATTCACAGCATGAGTTCCCTGATTAATATGTGTTGGTCAATCATGAGTACTTCCACAACTCGATCTAATGGGCGATAACCTTCGCAGCACCCAAGATTCTCACCTAATTAAACTCGAGAAATCAAGTCTTCATAGCATGACGGTCGTTTTTTTTCCTTAGAAA
Above is a genomic segment from Musa acuminata AAA Group cultivar baxijiao chromosome BXJ3-4, Cavendish_Baxijiao_AAA, whole genome shotgun sequence containing:
- the LOC135636541 gene encoding uncharacterized protein LOC135636541; the encoded protein is MEDGNSRGGDRDDLEITSIGALYRGPWDKKYWSASRGKDRYPYPVGYHAVRTHGGNMYRMEIHEGVKGPLFVVTSTDGDSSTGHTPDIAWENLQKKNGPRVKNRNGKRFSSKIDGVELFGFRNPFVQRLLRELLANVYGVTEPDYLSPPVGNEALRLDDKMHIQDSLDCSDMLVYSRKRRTARKRCTMNKNCSRINSNAVKAKRIPCQYAPSDSGAGNPEQLNEICSHAEIRKRKFVKENNMPSSRLQTSQLQVSQSHLSYSTNCNTFALSNETCCQASTDCRSDSKNKNRDGGDLDILLGQASAVGGNCHFLLARDELLQEMEDPDNSIEKHVIFVRETKFTSRDPHLTYVDNICDADNNVLDISSNGRLRQLELPSEKVVSSSDDATLKELIKDSLPEAVSSSGSSNPSLNLADQELAKSMMTFLLPRAVPLLEKTCVKGKTRCRSQEVKDDQDKVGSEHFNGNILQGEFEAGMLFSDTEENFTERLSDPILVSGVNCQYQMKKMEQFDRRIYLDDAEHMIPDSFENDCTVHIKKHSTMAYGNDCTASDITREKIITAKPVIAEAEKVQVPSDSDKVVMMPKETEKGEYLLTDSLEHCLEEALNDDIFVRKENISDASCSLGACVDHELQYMNPGFNKHDDFQNLNTGNGEDVLEELVIPEKGKIECLEQCPSAVNSDSNLGERRTSMIVIKESSHINEIPNKELQSSSSDKPVESEIHNITDHKDCKLRDQISAAHTFPLGNSESVVNLKGDSASFFHMPTIILSTEGQQPSSFNIGKLLNPSHFSGKCNVLSESIICRNYMDDDATETYLTPRTSEMAESTKTRMISSKSNLRLVSQAHDLDTYVNANIKCSKVGDPSTLCAERTADFMNKLQSSTHLWLPPYQECVKDVHNESRDVLEDLTFSVKNPTMRVTVDEVSNNFFDKQHKQNGQLDGCSFESNKELGGPFELAGCYMHPEPVLSIFLSSKENTLQISVTCGLQESNERNLFIYTISLKDQGANCPSFIGYTPLLLPLLTGPSIKRTAFDTSGLQFMPDSQSLVFLSSIKVPLCSERNINCSCPTCESDCHEENAVRVGQVNFGYVLPLAKLMTTEKVSCILVCEPNYLIAAEASGTLHVWLMNCKWSGAFEEFVLPSFDHLTPAIELKMVAKSDSIIVGHNGTGGFGLWDISKRALLAMFSSPGNLIFQMLPIGIFGFKDETIFSAAQEMEHMQEILKANDWVAEHAANPLPLRQDIAVWILVSAASDLEDQVAYQLKEPNRHPDRWWRLALLLKNMVIMGSVLDPRASSAVASADYGIIGTYDGLVYKWELSTGKKLANLISLKSMGSILCASVESKSGVLAVADDKCRLLIFKQPQVMKVQDLVI